The Amycolatopsis mongoliensis genome includes a window with the following:
- a CDS encoding DUF397 domain-containing protein has translation MPCGDGWFKSSYSNAGGSCVETRLTSDAALVRDTKDRRPGQPVIEFSATAWTSFLHLVSPGDSTAGR, from the coding sequence GTGCCGTGCGGCGACGGATGGTTCAAGAGCAGCTACTCCAACGCCGGCGGCAGCTGCGTCGAAACCCGGTTGACTTCCGATGCAGCACTGGTCCGCGACACCAAGGATCGTCGGCCGGGTCAGCCGGTCATCGAGTTTTCTGCTACCGCTTGGACTTCCTTCCTCCACCTAGTCTCGCCGGGAGACTCGACTGCCGGCCGATGA
- a CDS encoding sensor histidine kinase, translating to MTTRLRECWSAARYLVVGAGTSLLSIFALAGLFAVLLLCPFGVGIPSLAPAIRLARWPVGVDRRRAARRLGEAIPEPYRDGSPLKDPATRRDLAWLAIHAATGLVLGSLAVGLPLGAVQQVVTVILWPAVPGGIEGSLGILVNSWPRAGLDFLVAAAMAAATLLLPRAARWQARTARKLLRPAPGVVLADRVAELTATRAAALEAHGAELRRIERDLHDGTQARIAAVVLQLGIAGQLYDRDPETVRDLLVKAQDTATDALAELRTVVRSIYPPLLSERGLAGAVQALAERTPVPTAVTVEYETGRPAAVEAAAYFVVAEALANVTKHADASTVDITLGGTASLLTLEIRDDGRGGADQKRGSGLAGIRRRAEAFDGTLTLTSPPGGPTVLRVELPCGS from the coding sequence GTGACGACCCGCCTGCGCGAGTGCTGGTCGGCGGCTCGTTACCTCGTCGTCGGCGCCGGCACGTCGCTGTTGTCGATCTTCGCCCTCGCCGGGCTCTTCGCCGTGCTGCTGCTGTGCCCGTTCGGCGTCGGCATCCCGTCGCTGGCCCCGGCGATCCGGCTGGCGCGGTGGCCGGTCGGGGTCGACCGGCGCCGGGCCGCGCGCCGGCTGGGCGAGGCCATTCCCGAGCCGTACCGGGACGGCTCGCCGCTGAAGGACCCGGCGACCCGCCGCGACCTCGCGTGGCTCGCGATCCACGCCGCGACCGGGCTGGTCCTCGGCAGCCTGGCCGTCGGGCTGCCGCTGGGCGCGGTCCAGCAGGTCGTCACGGTGATCCTCTGGCCGGCGGTGCCCGGCGGGATCGAAGGCTCCCTCGGCATCCTGGTGAACTCGTGGCCGCGGGCGGGGCTGGACTTCCTGGTCGCCGCCGCCATGGCCGCGGCGACGCTCCTGCTGCCGCGAGCCGCGCGCTGGCAGGCGCGCACCGCGCGGAAGCTGCTGCGCCCCGCGCCGGGCGTCGTCCTCGCGGACCGGGTCGCCGAGCTGACCGCGACGCGGGCGGCCGCGCTGGAGGCGCACGGCGCCGAGCTGCGCCGCATCGAGCGTGACCTGCACGACGGCACCCAGGCGCGGATCGCCGCGGTCGTGCTGCAGCTGGGCATCGCCGGCCAGCTCTACGACCGCGACCCGGAAACGGTGCGCGACCTGCTGGTCAAGGCCCAGGACACCGCGACCGACGCGCTCGCCGAGCTGCGGACGGTCGTGCGCAGCATCTACCCGCCGCTGCTGAGCGAACGCGGCCTCGCCGGCGCGGTGCAGGCGCTCGCCGAGCGCACGCCGGTGCCGACCGCCGTCACCGTCGAGTACGAAACCGGCCGCCCGGCCGCGGTCGAGGCCGCCGCGTACTTCGTCGTCGCCGAGGCGCTGGCCAACGTCACCAAGCACGCCGACGCGTCCACTGTGGACATCACGCTCGGCGGCACGGCTTCCCTGCTGACCCTGGAGATCCGCGACGACGGCCGCGGCGGCGCCGACCAGAAGCGCGGCAGCGGGCTCGCCGGCATCCGGCGCCGCGCCGAAGCCTTCGACGGAACCCTCACCCTGACCAGCCCACCCGGTGGGCCGACCGTGCTGCGAGTGGAGCTGCCATGCGGGTCGTGA
- a CDS encoding AfsR/SARP family transcriptional regulator, with protein sequence MQFRILGHVELLLGDREVALGRAKERSLLGVLMLHHGKVVAVRTVTEALWDDPPDHARKDLHAYVSRLRASLRDAGVSAKIVTQHAGYQFLPEGDDLDYARFKELVRNGELAREAGRFDDAAAALREAMSLWRGPVVEDLGTVWMEQKREDIDRYERVAGYQALCAVELERRDYRAVLRILDEAMVDHELDTQYIAQRITALNGLGHYEVFDTYWKQVYDRFARSFGTGPGQDLQELHQQLLQSRDSPAPADRQRTQAALRAVPPAQLPSTVSQFVDRTEDVGRLDDLFVRSRVGGPPATLIVAVTGPAGVGKTELGLHWAHAVRERFPHGQLHADLGGYGTGPPRDAADVLAEFLDALGVAASAIPASPSARIRMLRTLLDDHRVLVFLDNARDSAQVVPLLPGSAHSVVVVTSRHRLSDLVTHHGAFRLEVRPFSEAEIARLLGNLLRDTPAEPPDPAAVLALTGGAPQAVRTLAELLPGAGGLPSPAELLLAGELASGTILTSVLWSYHALGAPAARLFRSLALHVSPGLALEAILALDGTDEESTRGALTAIGSLYLVSRDDGRYRMDALTRAAGERLALAHDSPADRRQAEARLLDWYIARATDAAEVLAPALRRTAELPAGRLPDFAAAEEFLAGEEASLCAAIRRAASDNLARAVTLLRLARPHLAFDGAGSDWPEAVETVLLAARDGHDLDGEGQALATLARIHDDPDKIAESLELANTIFGNTGNGRDRSEVLLLLARHAEDAGDRARALSCLREALDIQHSLNEPGQCAAAHGDLGTYLRRQDELEEAETHLSHAKMLYAELGDHRRHAATALELGLLSRRTGRTTEAIRWFTEAVELHERYPAGHEQTLTALVELSETACDAEEHGDVLLYARKALGVSRADHVQVVRALVALVRSLAATGRQVEAWTESRQTLALVADVDDPVRGHVREQFTKLGLWPPDRD encoded by the coding sequence ATGCAGTTCCGGATCCTGGGGCACGTCGAACTCCTGCTCGGCGACCGGGAGGTCGCGCTCGGGCGGGCCAAGGAACGGTCGCTGCTGGGCGTGCTCATGCTCCACCACGGCAAGGTCGTCGCCGTGCGGACCGTTACCGAAGCCCTCTGGGACGACCCTCCCGACCATGCCCGGAAAGACCTTCATGCCTACGTCAGCCGGTTGAGAGCCTCCCTGCGCGACGCCGGCGTCTCGGCGAAGATCGTCACCCAGCACGCCGGCTACCAGTTCCTGCCCGAGGGCGACGATCTCGACTACGCGCGCTTCAAAGAACTCGTCCGGAACGGCGAGCTGGCGCGGGAAGCCGGCCGGTTCGACGATGCCGCCGCCGCCCTGCGCGAAGCCATGAGTCTCTGGCGCGGGCCCGTCGTCGAAGACCTCGGCACCGTCTGGATGGAGCAGAAGCGGGAGGACATCGACCGCTACGAGCGCGTCGCCGGCTACCAGGCGTTGTGCGCCGTCGAGCTGGAGCGCCGGGACTACCGCGCTGTGCTGCGGATCCTCGACGAGGCCATGGTCGACCACGAGCTGGACACGCAGTACATCGCGCAGCGGATCACCGCGTTGAACGGGCTCGGGCACTACGAAGTCTTCGACACCTACTGGAAACAGGTCTACGACCGGTTCGCGCGGTCGTTCGGCACCGGCCCCGGGCAGGACCTGCAGGAACTGCACCAGCAGCTGCTGCAGTCCCGGGACTCGCCCGCGCCCGCCGATCGGCAACGGACCCAGGCAGCCCTGCGCGCCGTTCCGCCCGCGCAGCTGCCTTCGACGGTCAGCCAGTTCGTCGACCGCACCGAAGACGTCGGCCGGCTCGACGACCTGTTCGTGCGCTCCCGGGTCGGCGGCCCGCCCGCGACCCTCATCGTCGCCGTCACCGGGCCGGCCGGCGTCGGCAAGACGGAGCTGGGACTGCACTGGGCGCACGCCGTCCGCGAGCGGTTCCCGCACGGCCAGCTGCACGCGGACCTCGGCGGCTACGGCACCGGCCCGCCCCGGGACGCCGCCGACGTGCTGGCCGAGTTCCTCGACGCGCTCGGCGTCGCCGCGTCGGCGATCCCGGCGAGCCCGAGCGCGCGGATCCGGATGCTGCGAACCCTCCTCGACGACCACCGCGTGCTGGTCTTCCTCGACAACGCCCGGGATTCCGCGCAGGTCGTGCCGCTGCTGCCGGGCAGCGCGCACTCCGTGGTCGTCGTGACGAGCCGGCACCGGCTCAGCGATCTGGTGACCCACCACGGCGCCTTCCGGCTGGAGGTGCGGCCGTTCTCCGAAGCCGAGATCGCCCGGCTGCTCGGCAACCTGCTGCGCGACACCCCGGCCGAGCCGCCCGATCCGGCGGCGGTGCTGGCGCTGACCGGCGGCGCCCCGCAGGCCGTCCGCACCCTCGCCGAGCTCCTGCCCGGCGCCGGTGGCCTGCCGAGCCCGGCCGAGCTCCTGCTGGCCGGCGAACTGGCGTCCGGCACGATCCTGACGTCGGTGCTGTGGTCCTACCACGCCCTCGGCGCACCGGCCGCGCGGCTCTTCCGCTCACTCGCACTGCACGTCTCGCCCGGCCTCGCGCTGGAAGCGATCCTCGCCCTGGACGGGACCGACGAGGAATCGACCCGCGGCGCGCTGACCGCGATCGGGTCCCTCTACCTGGTCAGCCGGGACGACGGCCGCTACCGGATGGACGCCCTCACCCGCGCGGCCGGCGAACGGCTCGCGCTCGCCCACGACTCCCCCGCCGACCGCCGGCAGGCCGAGGCACGGCTCCTGGACTGGTACATCGCCCGGGCCACCGACGCCGCCGAGGTCCTGGCGCCGGCCTTGCGGCGCACCGCGGAACTGCCGGCCGGCCGCCTGCCGGATTTCGCGGCCGCGGAAGAGTTCCTGGCCGGAGAAGAGGCGAGCCTGTGCGCCGCGATCCGTCGCGCGGCGAGCGACAACCTGGCGCGGGCGGTGACGCTGCTGCGGCTGGCGCGGCCCCACCTCGCCTTCGACGGCGCCGGATCCGACTGGCCCGAAGCCGTCGAGACCGTCCTGCTCGCCGCCCGGGACGGCCACGACCTCGACGGCGAGGGGCAGGCGCTGGCCACGCTGGCTCGGATCCACGACGACCCGGACAAGATCGCGGAATCCCTGGAGCTCGCGAACACGATCTTCGGCAACACCGGCAACGGCCGGGACCGGTCCGAAGTCCTGCTCCTGCTCGCCCGACACGCGGAAGACGCCGGTGACCGGGCTCGGGCGCTGTCGTGCCTGCGGGAGGCCCTCGACATCCAGCACAGCCTCAACGAACCCGGCCAGTGCGCCGCGGCGCACGGCGACCTCGGCACGTACCTGCGCCGTCAGGACGAGCTCGAAGAAGCCGAGACGCACCTCTCCCACGCGAAGATGCTGTACGCCGAACTGGGCGACCACCGGCGCCACGCCGCGACGGCACTGGAGCTCGGCCTGCTGAGCCGCCGCACCGGCCGGACCACGGAGGCCATCCGGTGGTTCACCGAAGCCGTCGAGCTGCACGAGCGCTACCCGGCCGGCCACGAGCAGACGCTGACCGCGCTGGTCGAACTGAGCGAAACCGCCTGCGACGCCGAAGAACACGGCGATGTCCTGCTGTACGCCCGGAAGGCGCTCGGCGTCTCCCGCGCCGACCACGTCCAGGTCGTCCGCGCGCTGGTCGCCCTGGTCCGCTCCCTGGCGGCGACCGGCAGGCAGGTCGAGGCGTGGACCGAGTCCCGCCAGACGCTCGCCCTCGTCGCCGACGTCGACGACCCGGTCCGCGGCCACGTCCGCGAGCAGTTCACCAAGCTGGGGCTCTGGCCGCCCGATCGGGATTAG
- a CDS encoding MFS transporter, whose protein sequence is MGTSEFMLAGLVPGIAAALGVSVAQAGSLTSAFAAGMVAGAPLMAALSRTWRRRIALRAFLVLFVVAHVVGGLTTSFAVLLATRVVAAVANAGFLAVALTVERRGRAIAVLLGGTTLACVAGIPGGALLDAAFGWRAAFWTVAGLCLPAFAAVSRVPDTPAGGTADLRSELRELRPLAGVLLLGALVNAATFGVFTYLAPVAEGVAPVPVVLAAFGAGCFAGITAAGRLADRWPGRVITIGGSLLLAGWVVLALTARVPAALVVEAFTQGALSFAVGGTVITRILHLAAGAPTMAGSYATAALNIGATAGPVLAGAANPFRVAAGLVAAALVVHALRRRT, encoded by the coding sequence ATGGGCACGTCCGAATTCATGCTCGCCGGGCTCGTGCCCGGCATCGCCGCCGCGCTCGGCGTCTCCGTCGCGCAAGCCGGCTCCCTCACCTCCGCCTTCGCCGCCGGGATGGTCGCCGGCGCGCCGCTCATGGCCGCCCTTTCGCGGACCTGGCGACGGCGCATCGCCTTGCGGGCCTTCCTGGTCCTCTTCGTCGTCGCGCACGTCGTCGGCGGGCTCACGACGTCCTTCGCCGTGCTGCTCGCGACGCGGGTGGTCGCCGCCGTCGCCAACGCCGGGTTTCTCGCCGTCGCCCTGACCGTCGAACGCCGGGGTCGCGCCATCGCCGTCCTCCTCGGCGGGACGACCTTGGCGTGCGTCGCCGGCATCCCCGGCGGGGCGCTGCTCGACGCCGCCTTCGGCTGGCGGGCGGCCTTCTGGACGGTCGCCGGGCTCTGCCTGCCCGCCTTCGCGGCGGTGTCGCGCGTCCCCGACACCCCGGCGGGCGGCACCGCCGACCTCCGGAGCGAACTCCGGGAACTCCGTCCCCTGGCCGGCGTGCTCCTGCTCGGCGCGCTCGTCAACGCGGCCACCTTCGGCGTCTTCACCTACCTGGCGCCGGTCGCCGAGGGGGTCGCGCCGGTGCCGGTGGTCCTCGCCGCTTTCGGGGCCGGGTGCTTCGCCGGCATCACGGCGGCGGGACGCCTCGCCGACCGGTGGCCCGGCCGGGTCATCACGATCGGGGGCTCACTGCTGCTCGCCGGCTGGGTCGTGCTGGCCCTCACCGCCCGGGTGCCCGCGGCGCTCGTCGTCGAAGCCTTCACGCAGGGCGCGTTGTCCTTCGCGGTCGGCGGCACGGTGATCACCCGGATCCTGCACCTGGCCGCCGGCGCCCCGACGATGGCGGGCTCCTACGCGACCGCCGCGCTCAACATCGGCGCGACGGCCGGCCCGGTGCTCGCGGGGGCGGCGAACCCGTTCCGGGTCGCCGCGGGACTCGTGGCGGCGGCGCTGGTGGTTCACGCCCTCCGGCGCCGGACGTAG
- a CDS encoding ABC transporter ATP-binding protein, which yields MTTANALELAGVRKVYGSGDGAVTALDGVTADVRRGTFTAVMGPSGSGKSTFLHCAAGLDRPTSGRVLLGGTEIGRLKENELTRLRRTRVGFVFQAYNLMPSLNVLQNITLPLRLAGTKPDPQWLREIVEGVGMAKRLEHRPAELSGGQQQRVAIARALIARPDVVLADEPTGALDTRTARQVLDLLRAVVDGMGQTVLMVTHDPVAASAAHGVLFLADGKLAGHLPHPTPERVAERMTHLGEW from the coding sequence ATGACGACAGCGAATGCGCTGGAACTGGCCGGGGTGCGGAAGGTGTACGGCTCCGGCGACGGCGCCGTCACCGCGCTGGACGGCGTGACGGCGGACGTGCGGCGGGGGACGTTCACCGCCGTGATGGGCCCGTCGGGCTCGGGCAAGAGCACCTTCCTGCACTGCGCGGCCGGGCTGGACCGGCCGACGTCGGGCCGGGTGCTGCTGGGCGGCACCGAGATCGGGCGGCTGAAGGAGAACGAGCTGACCCGGCTGCGGCGCACCCGCGTCGGGTTCGTGTTCCAGGCCTACAACCTGATGCCGTCGCTGAACGTGCTGCAGAACATCACGCTGCCGCTGCGGCTGGCCGGCACGAAACCGGACCCGCAGTGGCTGCGCGAAATCGTCGAAGGCGTCGGGATGGCGAAGCGGCTGGAGCACCGCCCGGCGGAGCTGTCCGGCGGGCAGCAGCAGCGCGTCGCGATCGCCCGGGCACTCATCGCGCGGCCCGACGTCGTGCTGGCCGACGAGCCGACCGGCGCCCTCGACACCCGCACCGCGCGGCAGGTGCTGGACCTGCTCCGCGCCGTCGTCGACGGCATGGGGCAGACCGTGCTGATGGTGACCCACGACCCGGTCGCGGCCTCGGCCGCGCACGGCGTGCTCTTCCTCGCCGACGGCAAGCTGGCCGGGCACCTCCCGCACCCCACCCCCGAGCGGGTGGCGGAGCGGATGACGCACCTCGGGGAGTGGTGA
- a CDS encoding response regulator transcription factor, with product MRVVIAEDDALLREGLSLLLKTAGIEVAATFDNAEAFLAFVEGDRPDAVVMDVRMPPTHRDEGLRAAVRAREIHPGLPVLVLSAHVETSYAVELLADGVGAVGYLLKERVGKVERFLEALERVAKGGTAMDPEVIGQLMSRRRAKDPLEALTAREREVLALMAEGYNNGTIAELLVVSDGAVLKHIRNIFAKLGLPSDEGGGHRRVLAVLAYLGRDAG from the coding sequence ATGCGGGTCGTGATCGCCGAGGACGACGCGTTGCTGCGCGAAGGCCTCTCACTGCTGCTGAAGACGGCGGGCATCGAAGTGGCCGCCACGTTCGACAACGCCGAGGCCTTCCTCGCTTTCGTCGAAGGCGACCGGCCGGACGCCGTCGTGATGGACGTCCGGATGCCGCCGACCCACCGCGACGAGGGCCTGCGCGCCGCCGTCCGCGCCCGCGAGATCCACCCGGGCCTGCCGGTGCTGGTGCTCTCGGCCCACGTCGAGACGAGCTACGCGGTCGAGCTGCTCGCCGACGGCGTCGGCGCCGTCGGGTACCTGCTCAAGGAGCGGGTCGGCAAGGTCGAGCGGTTCCTCGAGGCGCTCGAGCGGGTCGCCAAGGGCGGCACGGCGATGGACCCGGAGGTCATCGGCCAGCTGATGTCCCGCCGTCGCGCGAAGGACCCCCTCGAAGCGCTGACCGCGCGGGAGCGCGAAGTGCTGGCGCTGATGGCCGAGGGCTACAACAACGGCACGATCGCCGAGCTGCTCGTCGTCAGCGACGGCGCGGTGCTCAAGCACATCCGCAACATCTTCGCGAAGCTCGGCCTGCCGTCGGACGAAGGCGGCGGCCACCGCCGGGTGCTGGCGGTGCTCGCCTACCTCGGCCGGGACGCGGGGTAG
- a CDS encoding FtsX-like permease family protein: MVTVLSLAWQTIRTRLGGFAGAFIAILCGTALVAGCGVLMESGLRAGVPTQRYAAAAVVVGGAQTVHPPGADALTSEQVGEQPSVPEALAGRIASVPGVRAAVAEQSFPAQVVTASGEVLGGAQSLGHNWDAAVLAPFTVRAGAAPSASDDVVLDAALAQRAGVGVGGQVRIATRSVPQTFRVSGIVDALSRQSALFFTPQEAAELAGQPGRAHAIGVLADPGVAPETLAGPIGAVVDGAEVTTGVERSTIEFLDVSQTRMLLLAIAGSFGGFALLVAVFVVASTLALTINRRRREFALLRAVAATPKQVRKLIGTETTLVALVAGVLGGALGLAVASGLRDAFAAIGVIPADFGLAISPLPSLAALLLGLGAARLAAWAAARRPSTIRPVEALGEAAVERRELGRGRLITGWSLVLAGFGGALVPLFLRGDIATAISTMATLVVVIGLAVVGPQVTALVTRVLAPVLGRVWRISGYLAGANAQANTRRLAAAVTPLMLSIAFALATFYSQTSSTAAAAEETARSTTADYVLAGPAGVSPEVASAAGRLPGVAAATPVVRTSVIVATATGDAMDVQRKPAQGLAGDQVRGALELGVDSGRLADLRGDTVALSRSEADWLDKKIGDEVSFYFGDGVPAKLRLVATYTHDLAFGDFVLPVGLAREHNGGRLDDSVLVRRAVNADPAAVSSALRSLPYPGLTVASPGPAPEGGERQAQFYLNLVAVGVIVGYLAISVANTLVLTTAQRSREFALLRLVGTTRRQVTHMMRLEALATVGIAVALGTVVALVPLGLLNVGLRGSPLPSGPPSVYFGIVGGAALLGMVTMGLSTWVALRSRPIDAIGLRE; the protein is encoded by the coding sequence GTGGTGACCGTGCTGTCCCTGGCCTGGCAGACGATCCGGACGCGGCTCGGCGGGTTCGCCGGCGCGTTCATCGCGATCCTGTGCGGCACCGCCCTGGTGGCGGGCTGCGGGGTCCTCATGGAGTCCGGCCTGCGCGCCGGCGTCCCCACCCAGCGCTACGCGGCCGCGGCCGTCGTCGTCGGCGGCGCCCAGACCGTGCACCCGCCGGGGGCCGACGCGCTGACGTCCGAGCAGGTCGGCGAGCAGCCGTCGGTCCCGGAGGCACTGGCCGGGCGGATCGCTTCGGTGCCCGGTGTCCGCGCGGCGGTGGCCGAGCAGAGCTTCCCGGCGCAGGTCGTGACGGCTTCCGGGGAGGTGCTCGGCGGTGCGCAGTCCCTCGGGCACAACTGGGACGCGGCCGTGCTGGCGCCGTTCACCGTGCGCGCGGGCGCCGCCCCTTCGGCCTCCGACGACGTCGTCCTCGATGCCGCCCTCGCCCAGCGGGCCGGAGTCGGTGTCGGTGGCCAGGTGCGGATCGCGACGCGGTCGGTGCCGCAGACGTTCCGGGTGAGCGGCATCGTCGACGCCCTGTCGCGGCAGTCGGCGCTGTTCTTCACCCCGCAGGAGGCGGCGGAACTGGCCGGGCAGCCCGGCCGGGCCCACGCGATCGGCGTCCTGGCCGATCCCGGGGTGGCGCCGGAGACGCTCGCCGGGCCGATCGGCGCGGTCGTGGACGGCGCCGAGGTCACCACGGGCGTCGAACGCAGCACGATCGAGTTCCTCGACGTCAGCCAGACGCGGATGCTGCTGCTGGCCATCGCCGGCTCGTTCGGCGGGTTCGCCCTGCTGGTGGCCGTGTTCGTGGTCGCCAGCACCCTGGCCCTGACGATCAACCGGCGGCGCCGGGAGTTCGCGCTGCTGCGCGCGGTCGCGGCGACGCCGAAGCAGGTCCGCAAGCTCATCGGCACCGAAACGACGTTGGTCGCGCTCGTCGCCGGTGTGCTCGGCGGCGCGCTGGGCCTGGCGGTGGCGTCCGGGCTGCGGGACGCGTTCGCCGCGATCGGGGTGATCCCGGCCGACTTCGGGCTCGCGATCAGCCCGCTGCCGTCGCTGGCCGCCCTGCTGCTCGGCCTGGGAGCGGCCCGGCTGGCGGCGTGGGCGGCGGCGCGGCGGCCGTCGACGATCCGGCCGGTCGAAGCGCTCGGCGAGGCGGCGGTGGAGCGCCGTGAGCTCGGCCGGGGCCGCCTGATCACCGGCTGGAGCCTGGTGCTGGCCGGCTTCGGCGGCGCGCTGGTGCCGCTGTTCCTGCGCGGCGACATCGCGACCGCGATCTCGACGATGGCGACGCTGGTCGTCGTCATCGGGCTGGCGGTGGTCGGCCCGCAGGTGACCGCGCTCGTGACGCGGGTGCTCGCGCCGGTGCTGGGGCGGGTCTGGCGGATCAGTGGGTACCTGGCCGGCGCGAACGCCCAGGCCAACACGCGGCGGCTGGCGGCGGCGGTGACGCCGCTGATGCTGTCGATCGCGTTCGCCTTGGCGACGTTCTACAGCCAGACGTCGTCGACGGCGGCCGCGGCGGAGGAGACGGCCCGCTCGACGACAGCCGACTACGTGCTGGCCGGCCCGGCGGGTGTCTCGCCGGAGGTCGCTTCGGCGGCCGGGCGGCTGCCGGGCGTGGCGGCGGCGACGCCGGTGGTGCGGACCTCGGTGATCGTCGCGACGGCCACCGGCGACGCCATGGACGTCCAGCGGAAGCCCGCGCAGGGACTGGCGGGCGACCAGGTCCGCGGCGCACTCGAGCTGGGCGTCGACTCGGGGCGGCTCGCGGACCTGCGCGGTGACACGGTGGCGTTGAGCCGCTCGGAAGCCGACTGGCTGGACAAGAAGATCGGGGACGAGGTGTCGTTCTACTTCGGCGACGGCGTCCCGGCGAAGCTGCGCCTGGTGGCGACGTACACGCACGACCTGGCGTTCGGCGACTTCGTGCTGCCGGTCGGGCTGGCCCGGGAGCACAACGGTGGCCGGCTGGACGACTCGGTGCTCGTCCGGCGTGCGGTGAACGCCGATCCCGCCGCGGTTTCCTCGGCGCTGCGCTCGCTGCCGTACCCGGGGCTGACGGTGGCTTCTCCGGGACCGGCTCCCGAGGGCGGCGAGCGGCAGGCGCAGTTCTACCTGAACCTGGTCGCGGTGGGCGTGATCGTCGGGTACCTGGCGATTTCGGTGGCCAACACGCTGGTCCTGACGACGGCACAGCGGTCCCGCGAGTTCGCGTTGCTGCGTCTGGTCGGCACGACGCGCCGCCAGGTGACCCACATGATGCGGCTCGAGGCCCTGGCCACGGTCGGGATCGCGGTGGCCCTGGGGACGGTGGTCGCGCTGGTACCGCTGGGTCTGCTGAACGTGGGGCTGCGGGGGAGCCCGCTGCCGTCGGGCCCGCCGTCCGTCTACTTCGGAATCGTCGGCGGCGCGGCGCTGCTGGGCATGGTGACGATGGGGCTGTCGACGTGGGTGGCGCTGCGGTCCCGGCCCATCGACGCGATCGGCCTGCGGGAGTGA
- a CDS encoding TetR/AcrR family transcriptional regulator — protein MTVRDKVVRAAVRLFAEKGFEATTVREIVEEAGVTKGGLYHYFESKDDLLFEIYTAMLRMQTRRMVTIAESDLPLPERLHAIIVDVVVTSIADLDAATVFFLSFPLLEKSKQVQVRAERRTYHERVRDLVAEGQRTGVFRDDVPADLVINYHFGAIHRLGMWYHADGELSGEQVGEHFANLMLRSLRP, from the coding sequence ATGACGGTCAGGGACAAGGTCGTGCGGGCGGCGGTGCGCCTGTTCGCGGAGAAGGGGTTCGAGGCGACGACGGTCCGTGAGATCGTCGAAGAGGCGGGCGTCACCAAGGGCGGCCTCTACCACTACTTCGAGTCCAAGGACGACCTGCTCTTCGAGATCTACACGGCGATGCTGCGGATGCAGACCCGCCGGATGGTGACGATCGCGGAGTCGGACCTGCCGCTGCCGGAGCGGCTGCACGCGATCATCGTGGACGTGGTCGTGACGAGCATCGCCGACCTCGACGCGGCGACCGTGTTCTTCCTGTCGTTCCCGCTGCTGGAGAAGTCCAAGCAGGTCCAGGTGCGCGCCGAGCGGCGCACCTACCACGAGCGCGTGCGGGACCTGGTCGCCGAAGGCCAGCGCACGGGCGTCTTCCGGGACGACGTCCCGGCCGACCTGGTGATCAACTACCACTTCGGCGCCATCCACAGGCTCGGCATGTGGTACCACGCGGACGGCGAGCTGTCCGGCGAGCAGGTGGGGGAGCACTTCGCGAACCTGATGCTGCGCAGCCTCCGTCCTTAG
- a CDS encoding GlxA family transcriptional regulator — MHIVAVLALDQVVPFDLATPIEVFSRTLLHGSPAYEVRICGPAPELDAGMFTLRPPWDLRGLADADTIIVPGRASNPPVPPAVISALRDATARGARIASICSGAFVLAETGLLDGLRATTHWAAAPELARSFPAIEVDPDVLYVDNGQLLSSAGAAAGLDLCLHLIRRDHGSAVAAEAARLSVMPLEREGGQAQFIAHDVPPTPRGSELEPVLAWMEENCASELTLSGVAARVGMSTRTLNRRFREQTGTTPLQWLLRARVRRAQHLLEATGEPVDRIAAQVGFGSPGAFRERFKRVVGTSPQAYRASFRAAGVS, encoded by the coding sequence ATGCACATCGTGGCCGTCCTCGCGCTGGACCAGGTCGTCCCGTTCGACCTGGCGACGCCCATCGAGGTCTTCTCGCGGACGCTCCTGCACGGCTCACCGGCCTACGAGGTCCGGATCTGCGGTCCGGCACCCGAGCTCGACGCGGGGATGTTCACCCTGCGGCCGCCGTGGGACCTGCGCGGACTGGCGGACGCGGACACGATCATCGTGCCGGGGCGGGCGTCGAACCCACCGGTACCTCCCGCGGTGATCTCGGCTCTGCGGGACGCGACGGCGCGGGGAGCACGGATCGCGTCGATCTGCTCGGGCGCGTTCGTGCTGGCCGAGACGGGCCTGCTGGACGGTTTGCGTGCGACGACCCACTGGGCGGCGGCGCCCGAGCTGGCGCGGTCGTTCCCGGCGATCGAGGTGGACCCGGACGTGCTGTACGTGGACAACGGACAGCTCCTGAGCTCCGCGGGCGCGGCGGCCGGGCTGGACCTGTGCCTGCACCTGATCCGCCGCGACCACGGCTCGGCGGTGGCGGCCGAAGCGGCCCGGCTGTCGGTGATGCCCCTGGAGCGCGAGGGCGGCCAGGCCCAGTTCATCGCGCACGACGTACCGCCGACGCCCCGCGGGTCCGAGCTGGAGCCGGTGCTGGCGTGGATGGAGGAGAACTGCGCTTCGGAGCTGACGCTGTCCGGCGTCGCGGCGCGGGTGGGGATGAGTACGAGGACGTTGAACCGGCGCTTCCGCGAGCAGACGGGGACGACGCCGTTGCAGTGGCTGCTGCGGGCCCGGGTCCGGCGGGCGCAGCACCTGCTGGAGGCGACCGGTGAGCCGGTGGACCGGATCGCGGCCCAGGTGGGGTTCGGTTCGCCGGGTGCGTTCCGGGAGCGGTTCAAGCGGGTGGTGGGGACCAGCCCGCAGGCCTACCGGGCGAGCTTCCGGGCCGCCGGGGTGTCTTGA